A single Leptolyngbya ohadii IS1 DNA region contains:
- a CDS encoding methyltransferase domain-containing protein → MIAEDENLILCVDASWSTDSIVVVQGWVLGKTEPVQAMEICVDGVQVPVKLYSRPDVQAAYPAYSGANCGFIAEIPRIVRHDTTFKVATNSSTLLRTLCLGGENPTRSHGFPDASTLFDEFVRKVNTERLRVLEIGSRVVVSGSSSKRSLFPNAASYTGFDYYPDDNTDVVGDAHQLSKYFEGQKFDAVFSCFVLEHLAMPWRVAQEISKVLEVGGLTFHTTHNAWPIHEYPWDFWRFSDQALKVLFSPPLGFEVIKAGYFEPVRMHFVESDPGRGLEGLAMGQAFSGVSVLATKTAECNQLHWNVSVEAALGQESHYPQPDPVSSRNASVNRAVPAIDLTNRRIDPWGTVRSQESPSQEGESQELQDKIQRLQKRVQTLKGKLDASENEIAAMKSSKFWQLRSRWIRLKTRFLGRS, encoded by the coding sequence ATGATTGCTGAAGATGAGAATTTGATCCTGTGCGTTGATGCATCCTGGTCAACAGATTCTATCGTGGTCGTGCAAGGGTGGGTGCTGGGCAAAACGGAACCCGTTCAGGCAATGGAAATTTGTGTGGATGGGGTGCAAGTGCCAGTCAAGCTGTATTCTCGTCCGGATGTTCAGGCTGCTTACCCTGCCTACAGCGGTGCCAATTGCGGCTTCATCGCTGAAATTCCCAGAATCGTCCGTCACGATACTACTTTTAAGGTTGCAACAAACAGCAGTACGCTGCTCCGAACTTTATGCCTCGGTGGAGAAAATCCGACCCGCTCCCACGGCTTTCCCGACGCCAGCACGTTGTTTGATGAGTTTGTGCGGAAGGTCAACACCGAGCGACTGCGCGTTCTGGAAATTGGATCGCGAGTCGTGGTATCGGGCAGCAGCAGCAAGCGATCGCTTTTCCCCAATGCCGCTTCCTACACAGGATTCGACTATTACCCTGATGACAATACCGATGTGGTTGGGGATGCTCATCAGCTTTCTAAATACTTTGAGGGTCAGAAATTCGACGCTGTTTTCTCTTGCTTTGTGCTGGAGCATTTAGCGATGCCCTGGCGGGTCGCTCAAGAGATTAGCAAAGTGCTGGAGGTGGGAGGACTCACCTTTCATACCACCCATAACGCCTGGCCCATCCACGAGTATCCCTGGGATTTCTGGCGTTTTTCCGATCAGGCTCTTAAAGTTCTATTCTCGCCGCCGCTGGGATTTGAGGTGATCAAAGCAGGCTATTTTGAGCCAGTGAGAATGCATTTTGTAGAATCCGATCCGGGCAGAGGCTTAGAAGGACTGGCAATGGGTCAGGCGTTTAGCGGCGTTTCTGTTCTAGCAACTAAGACCGCCGAGTGTAACCAGCTCCACTGGAATGTGAGCGTAGAGGCAGCCCTGGGACAAGAAAGCCACTATCCTCAGCCCGATCCGGTCTCGTCCCGCAATGCATCGGTGAATCGTGCTGTTCCGGCGATCGATCTCACAAATCGTCGGATCGACCCCTGGGGAACCGTTCGATCGCAAGAGTCGCCCTCCCAAGAAGGGGAATCTCAAGAACTTCAGGACAAGATACAGCGTCTACAGAAGAGGGTTCAAACCCTGAAGGGAAAACTGGACGCTTCAGAGAATGAGATCGCGGCAATGAAGAGCAGCAAGTTCTGGCAGCTCAGATCTCGCTGGATCAGACTCAAGACAAGGTTTTTGGGGCGTTCATGA
- a CDS encoding methyltransferase domain-containing protein — MMTREEKILSAINPATQLGIEIGPLNRPIVNRQMGKVRYVDHVTTEELKRKYAQDPSVDADQIVDVDYIWGEKRLPELAGDEAPFDYVVASHVIEHVPDLIGWLREIHAVLKPGGILTLAIPDKRYCFDYFRQPTEPAQVVEAYLLGSRKPSLRQIFEFHSQIVFWQGQPGWNHEVEPDDLARLYTDQVAWSITHQASIDHAYYDVHCWVFTPRTFFHLLRTLTALDLFDFKLVQYHEPTGCEFFVSLEAMDLMKNPDDRKAIQLESIPIIDRDVPQSSQCESSLKVDCDAPQDSQPDVEDASILALRAELEAEREARRVAEAQLREHQEKIRRLQEEHREKVQQLRQKISNLKARAENSENNIAAMQTSKFWQLRSYWVRLKAGLAGDS; from the coding sequence ATGATGACTCGAGAAGAAAAGATTCTGTCTGCGATTAATCCGGCTACTCAGTTGGGAATTGAAATTGGTCCTCTGAATCGACCGATCGTAAATCGACAGATGGGAAAAGTTCGCTATGTCGATCATGTGACGACCGAAGAATTAAAGCGGAAGTATGCTCAAGACCCCAGTGTTGACGCTGATCAGATCGTGGACGTGGACTACATCTGGGGAGAGAAGCGATTGCCAGAGCTGGCAGGGGACGAAGCGCCGTTTGATTATGTGGTTGCCTCCCATGTCATTGAGCATGTACCCGATCTAATTGGCTGGCTGAGGGAAATTCATGCCGTTCTCAAGCCGGGGGGGATTCTGACGCTGGCAATCCCTGATAAACGCTACTGTTTCGACTACTTTCGCCAGCCGACCGAGCCTGCCCAAGTGGTAGAAGCGTATCTGCTAGGCAGCCGCAAACCCTCACTGCGGCAAATATTTGAATTTCACTCGCAAATTGTTTTCTGGCAGGGGCAACCGGGCTGGAATCATGAGGTAGAACCCGATGACCTAGCACGCTTGTATACGGATCAGGTTGCCTGGAGCATCACCCATCAGGCATCGATCGATCACGCCTACTATGATGTTCACTGCTGGGTCTTTACGCCTCGTACCTTTTTTCATCTGCTACGGACGCTAACAGCGCTTGACCTATTTGACTTCAAGCTAGTCCAGTACCACGAACCGACTGGGTGCGAGTTCTTTGTCAGTCTGGAAGCGATGGATCTAATGAAGAATCCAGACGATCGCAAAGCCATCCAGCTTGAGAGCATCCCAATCATCGATCGTGATGTGCCGCAAAGTTCTCAATGCGAATCATCTCTCAAGGTCGATTGTGATGCGCCGCAAGATTCCCAGCCTGATGTGGAGGACGCTAGTATTCTGGCGCTACGAGCTGAACTAGAAGCCGAACGGGAAGCTCGCAGAGTTGCTGAAGCACAGCTCCGGGAACATCAGGAAAAGATTCGGCGTTTACAGGAAGAACACCGGGAGAAGGTTCAGCAGCTGCGACAGAAAATTAGCAACCTGAAAGCCAGGGCGGAGAACTCCGAGAACAATATTGCTGCAATGCAAACCAGTAAGTTTTGGCAGCTTCGATCCTATTGGGTGAGATTAAAAGCTGGATTAGCAGGAGATTCCTGA